One stretch of Phycisphaerae bacterium DNA includes these proteins:
- the galK gene encoding galactokinase has product MSMVNTGELKDLHARLYPGSAPRVAVRAPGRVNLIGEHTDYNDGCVLPIAMSQALYVTASPSPDGRIAVHSNAFNETVEFPADNPGSPCDPAWANYVRGVAAMLIRQGIPLKPCRLAIHSDVPLGAGVSSSAALEVGSALALLAMAEQRIQAIPLALLARQAEHEYAHSPCGIMDQFICVLGKARHALMLDCRSQTYEQIPLPFENTTLVIMNTQVKHAIGSSQYPVRQKQCREGLTILQRSDPRLIALRDAHMGMLLQHRSRMDEVVFRRCRHVITEIARVPLAAEAMKAGDAATFGRLMFESHQSLKDDYEVSCTELDTLVDIARQVPGVYGARMTGGGFGGCAIALIDSGSEHALRAAVKNKYDTRFEQPAIVYTTTASEGATIIPL; this is encoded by the coding sequence ATGAGCATGGTCAATACCGGCGAACTGAAGGACCTGCACGCCCGCCTTTACCCGGGTTCGGCCCCACGCGTGGCCGTGCGGGCGCCAGGTCGGGTAAACCTCATCGGCGAACACACCGATTACAACGACGGCTGCGTCCTGCCGATCGCCATGTCTCAGGCCTTGTACGTCACCGCAAGCCCCTCGCCCGACGGCCGCATCGCCGTGCATTCCAACGCGTTCAATGAGACGGTCGAGTTTCCCGCCGACAATCCCGGCTCGCCGTGCGATCCTGCGTGGGCAAACTACGTCCGCGGTGTCGCAGCCATGCTCATCCGTCAGGGAATCCCCCTCAAACCCTGCCGCCTCGCCATCCACAGCGATGTCCCCTTGGGCGCCGGCGTGAGCAGCTCGGCCGCCCTTGAGGTCGGCTCCGCCTTGGCCCTGTTGGCAATGGCTGAGCAACGCATCCAGGCCATCCCCCTGGCCCTGCTGGCTCGCCAGGCCGAGCATGAGTACGCCCATTCGCCATGCGGCATCATGGACCAGTTTATCTGCGTCCTCGGGAAAGCCCGCCATGCACTGATGCTCGATTGCCGCTCACAAACCTACGAGCAGATTCCTCTGCCTTTCGAGAACACTACGCTGGTTATTATGAATACGCAGGTGAAGCACGCCATCGGATCCAGCCAATACCCCGTCCGGCAGAAACAGTGCCGCGAGGGGCTGACCATCCTCCAGCGATCCGACCCCAGGCTGATCGCCTTGCGCGATGCCCACATGGGCATGCTTCTTCAGCACCGGTCCCGCATGGACGAAGTGGTCTTCCGGCGATGCCGCCATGTCATCACAGAAATCGCTCGCGTGCCGCTGGCCGCCGAAGCCATGAAGGCCGGCGACGCCGCGACCTTCGGCCGGCTCATGTTCGAATCCCACCAGTCCCTGAAGGATGATTATGAGGTGTCTTGCACCGAACTCGATACCTTGGTCGATATCGCCCGGCAGGTACCCGGGGTTTATGGCGCCCGGATGACCGGCGGCGGTTTCGGTGGCTGCGCAATCGCCTTGATCGACAGCGGCTCCGAACACGCTTTGCGAGCCGCCGTCAAGAACAAGTACGACACACGCTTCGAGCAGCCCGCGATTGTCTACACCACCACGGCCTCGGAGGGCGCAACCATCATCCCGCTTTGA
- a CDS encoding nucleoside hydrolase, whose protein sequence is MFRPVLIDTDMGVDDAVAIALALSSSEIQVAGLVSVAGNVSIEQATANIGRLLGGLVPESLPQVARGLGQRVSQLRDATHVFGEDGLGGIELAVPPDFAPGEFLELYERLAEQHGHSLTVLALGPLTNLAAVLQEKPEVLAKVGQIVVMGGAIWCPGNVTRWAEFNFYRDPAAAAAVLSAGLPLTVVPLDVTRQVAMDESHTAHLSRGGTRAGDLLGRMIRLPMERETADALPGSFVVHDAVAMGVLLWPKLFMRSRMGLEVIVSGEQAGRCKPVVVKDKSRQIGVVISVNVGEFMENMLEQLSQEKFVV, encoded by the coding sequence ATGTTCCGGCCGGTTCTGATAGACACGGACATGGGTGTGGATGATGCCGTGGCGATTGCGCTGGCACTCAGTTCCAGTGAAATCCAAGTAGCGGGTCTGGTCAGCGTGGCGGGCAACGTGTCGATCGAACAGGCGACGGCCAACATCGGGCGTCTGCTCGGCGGTCTGGTGCCGGAGTCGTTGCCTCAGGTGGCCCGTGGTTTGGGGCAGCGAGTTTCGCAGTTGAGAGATGCGACGCACGTGTTCGGCGAGGATGGCCTGGGCGGAATCGAGCTGGCAGTGCCGCCCGATTTTGCGCCGGGCGAATTCCTGGAGCTTTACGAGCGGCTTGCCGAGCAGCATGGCCACTCGCTGACGGTGTTAGCCCTTGGTCCGCTGACCAATCTTGCGGCGGTGTTGCAGGAGAAGCCGGAGGTTTTGGCCAAGGTGGGCCAGATCGTCGTCATGGGCGGGGCTATCTGGTGTCCGGGCAATGTTACCCGCTGGGCTGAGTTCAATTTTTACCGCGACCCGGCGGCGGCCGCGGCGGTGTTATCGGCGGGGTTGCCGCTGACGGTGGTGCCGCTGGATGTGACGCGGCAGGTGGCGATGGATGAATCTCACACCGCTCACCTGTCTCGGGGGGGGACGCGGGCGGGGGACCTGCTGGGCCGCATGATCCGGTTGCCGATGGAACGTGAGACGGCGGATGCGTTGCCAGGCTCGTTCGTTGTGCACGACGCGGTTGCGATGGGCGTACTGCTCTGGCCGAAGCTGTTCATGCGATCGAGGATGGGGCTGGAGGTCATTGTTTCGGGTGAGCAGGCGGGGCGGTGCAAACCGGTGGTAGTCAAGGACAAATCCCGCCAGATCGGCGTGGTCATTTCCGTCAACGTCGGCGAATTCATGGAGAACATGCTGGAGCAGCTCAGCCAGGAGAAGTTTGTGGTTTGA
- a CDS encoding undecaprenyl-diphosphate phosphatase — protein MNDILRAVILGVVQGLTEFLPVSSTGHMILTMPLLGIHASDPDFHFWNGAFDIFIQLGSILAVLIYCWRRLCRLTFNPSHTPWYEHFSVKLLIAFLPAIVVGYLAHHFIEEKLKVPSVVACALIVGGILILVIQKAIKTPSINDAGAVSLPRAAIIGLIQCLSLIPGTSRSGATIMGALSVGMAPAAAAEFSFFLAIPTMFAAGLFSLYKHRHEISSDQLMPLAVGFAVSFVVAWAVVAAFMRFIQTHRFTMFAIYRIALGVIVLAWVLGRSSIGSP, from the coding sequence ATGAACGACATTCTTCGAGCCGTCATCCTCGGCGTCGTCCAGGGCTTGACCGAATTCCTGCCCGTCTCCAGCACAGGGCACATGATCCTGACGATGCCGCTCTTGGGTATCCATGCAAGCGACCCGGATTTCCATTTCTGGAACGGGGCATTCGACATCTTCATCCAACTCGGCTCGATCCTGGCCGTCTTGATCTACTGCTGGCGCCGGCTCTGCCGACTGACATTCAATCCCTCCCACACGCCCTGGTACGAACATTTCTCCGTCAAGCTGCTCATAGCTTTCCTGCCGGCCATCGTCGTTGGATACCTCGCGCATCACTTCATAGAAGAGAAACTCAAGGTTCCTTCTGTCGTCGCCTGCGCCCTCATCGTGGGGGGAATTCTCATACTTGTCATTCAGAAGGCAATCAAAACACCGTCGATCAACGATGCCGGCGCTGTCTCGCTGCCGCGGGCCGCCATCATCGGGCTGATCCAGTGCCTGTCTCTGATTCCGGGTACTTCTCGTTCGGGCGCCACGATCATGGGTGCCCTGAGTGTGGGCATGGCTCCGGCCGCAGCGGCAGAGTTCTCCTTCTTCCTCGCTATCCCCACCATGTTCGCCGCTGGGTTGTTCTCTCTCTACAAGCATCGGCACGAGATCAGCAGTGACCAACTCATGCCGTTGGCCGTCGGCTTTGCGGTCTCATTTGTCGTCGCTTGGGCTGTGGTGGCGGCTTTCATGCGCTTCATCCAGACACACAGGTTTACCATGTTCGCCATCTACCGGATCGCGCTCGGTGTCATCGTCTTGGCGTGGGTACTCGGCCGATCCTCAATCGGCTCGCCATAA
- the trpD gene encoding anthranilate phosphoribosyltransferase, with protein sequence MTISIHEIIAHLSAGRHLSREHMREIFELIMTGRVEPGPMGDFLKALASKGETVDEIAGAADVMNEKVTRVRCDADCIDTCGTGGDRISTLNVSSTAAIIAAAAGAVVAKHGNRTNTRISGSAEVFAALGVNLDAPVPVLERCLRDCGIAFLYAPNLHPAMRYAGPVRKQLGIRTIFNYLGPFTNPAGARRQVMGVARPEMTETLAGVLAARGATLAWVVTGYTGVADHPYLCDITITGNTKVSEVRNGQVRTFTINPSDVGFDMAPLDSLLIDSVQASADAVLAILSGRDQGPRRQHALLNAGAALVVAGLAPDLPAAIAKAAQTLDSGAAMAKLEQLVRTSKA encoded by the coding sequence ATGACCATCTCGATCCATGAAATCATCGCTCACCTCAGTGCCGGTCGCCACCTGTCGCGGGAACACATGCGCGAAATCTTCGAACTCATCATGACCGGCCGGGTCGAGCCCGGACCAATGGGCGACTTCCTCAAAGCCCTTGCCTCCAAGGGTGAGACCGTCGATGAAATCGCCGGCGCAGCCGACGTGATGAACGAAAAGGTCACGCGCGTCCGATGTGATGCCGATTGCATTGATACCTGCGGCACCGGCGGCGACAGAATCAGTACGCTCAACGTCTCATCCACTGCGGCCATCATCGCCGCTGCCGCCGGCGCTGTCGTCGCCAAGCACGGCAATCGAACAAACACCCGCATCAGCGGATCGGCCGAGGTGTTCGCCGCTTTAGGTGTGAATCTCGACGCGCCCGTCCCCGTCCTCGAACGCTGCCTGCGGGATTGCGGCATCGCCTTCCTGTATGCACCCAACTTGCACCCGGCAATGAGATATGCCGGTCCCGTCCGCAAACAACTGGGTATCCGCACAATCTTTAACTATCTCGGACCATTCACCAATCCCGCGGGGGCCAGACGGCAAGTCATGGGAGTCGCCCGTCCCGAAATGACCGAAACACTGGCCGGCGTGCTCGCCGCCCGCGGGGCAACCCTCGCCTGGGTCGTCACCGGATATACCGGCGTCGCCGACCATCCATATCTCTGCGATATCACCATCACCGGCAACACCAAGGTCAGCGAGGTCCGCAACGGACAAGTCAGAACCTTCACGATCAATCCGTCCGATGTCGGCTTCGACATGGCCCCACTCGATTCCCTGTTGATCGATTCCGTACAGGCCAGTGCCGACGCCGTCCTTGCCATCCTTTCGGGTCGGGACCAAGGCCCTCGTCGCCAACACGCCTTACTCAACGCCGGCGCCGCCCTGGTTGTCGCCGGTCTGGCCCCCGACCTGCCGGCCGCCATCGCCAAAGCTGCCCAGACCCTTGACTCCGGCGCCGCCATGGCCAAGTTGGAGCAGTTGGTAAGAACGTCCAAGGCTTGA
- a CDS encoding tRNA modification GTPase: MCAMFHQLDDTIVAVSSPAGTGVRGILRLSGPGAFGLAAGVFTCNDGRSVAELAGHRRVAGRLWMEATASVPAEAYTFRAPASYTRQDVIELHTIGSPAVLGAVLERLTSAGARPAEPGEFTARAFFSGAMDLTRVEGVAGIIHARNDSQLRASEALLHGRLSRRSNELREQLIDLLALIEAEIDFSEEAVEFVAPQRVAEVVSRVYEELALLIHQAPSIERLETLPEVMLVGRPNAGKSTLMNVLTGMDRAIQSAMPGTTRDVLSVPLNVPGGEVMLLDAAGLEAGIGESADEEDRHPDAQAQATARRLMLRAAMLIPVVDATDSPRETLELLRRILPPRPMCVALSKADLVGEIESDRLAAELQGAAPVRVVSAVTGLGLDLLREEIGRTLFAAGESSEADVVMLSDRQRQALRIAHEALGRARHLCEENREVMNAAELLAVEIREAINGLSVLVGEVATEELLGRIFSRFCIGK; the protein is encoded by the coding sequence ATGTGTGCGATGTTCCACCAGTTGGACGACACCATTGTGGCCGTTTCGTCTCCGGCCGGGACCGGCGTGCGGGGGATCCTACGGCTCAGCGGGCCGGGTGCGTTCGGCTTGGCCGCGGGTGTGTTCACTTGCAACGATGGGCGATCTGTGGCGGAGTTGGCCGGCCATCGTCGGGTCGCCGGCCGATTGTGGATGGAGGCGACGGCCTCAGTGCCCGCGGAGGCATACACGTTTCGTGCGCCCGCCAGCTACACGCGCCAGGACGTGATCGAGCTTCATACCATCGGCTCGCCGGCGGTGCTTGGGGCGGTTTTGGAGCGCTTGACCAGCGCCGGCGCACGGCCGGCCGAGCCCGGCGAGTTCACCGCCCGGGCGTTTTTCTCCGGGGCGATGGACCTGACTCGCGTCGAGGGTGTTGCGGGGATCATCCATGCCCGCAATGACTCGCAGTTGCGTGCTTCGGAGGCACTCCTGCACGGCCGTTTGAGTCGACGCTCCAATGAGCTGCGCGAGCAACTGATCGATCTGCTGGCTCTTATCGAAGCGGAAATCGACTTCTCCGAAGAAGCGGTTGAGTTCGTGGCGCCGCAACGGGTAGCGGAGGTGGTGAGCCGCGTATATGAGGAGCTGGCTTTGCTGATTCATCAGGCCCCCTCCATCGAGCGGCTTGAGACCCTGCCCGAGGTGATGCTCGTGGGCCGGCCCAACGCGGGGAAGAGCACGCTGATGAATGTGCTTACGGGCATGGACCGGGCGATTCAGTCGGCGATGCCCGGTACGACGCGTGACGTGCTCTCGGTTCCGTTGAACGTTCCGGGGGGCGAAGTGATGTTGCTGGATGCGGCGGGCCTGGAGGCGGGCATCGGTGAATCGGCTGATGAAGAGGATCGGCATCCGGACGCGCAGGCACAAGCCACGGCTCGTCGCTTGATGTTGCGAGCCGCCATGCTGATTCCGGTCGTGGACGCGACGGATTCGCCGAGGGAAACGCTTGAATTACTGCGGCGCATTCTGCCGCCGCGACCGATGTGCGTTGCGCTCAGCAAGGCCGATCTGGTCGGGGAGATCGAGTCGGATCGTCTGGCGGCAGAGTTGCAAGGAGCCGCACCGGTCCGGGTTGTCAGCGCGGTCACAGGGCTGGGTCTCGATTTGCTTCGCGAGGAGATCGGGAGGACCCTGTTTGCGGCGGGTGAATCGAGCGAGGCGGATGTTGTGATGCTTTCGGATCGTCAGCGGCAGGCGCTTCGGATCGCCCATGAGGCATTGGGTCGTGCGCGTCACCTGTGCGAGGAGAACAGGGAGGTGATGAACGCTGCCGAGCTGCTCGCGGTTGAGATTCGCGAAGCGATCAACGGGCTGTCGGTGCTGGTGGGGGAGGTGGCAACCGAGGAGCTGCTGGGTCGGATCTTCTCTCGCTTCTGCATCGGCAAGTGA
- a CDS encoding ATP-grasp domain-containing protein, translating into MRKKRVLAIMHKDLVPPDSIEGLTEAEVAPFKTEYDVIAACRSLGHEVRSLGIQSDLSVLGKTIEEWKPHIVFNLLEEFDGEAVMDHNVVSYLELLKLPYTGCSPRGLILARDKGLSKKILSYHRIRVPAFAVFPRRKAVKRPSRLKFPLFVKSLIEEASLGIAQASIVDDDEKLRERVAFIHERIGTDAIAEQYIEGREFYVSVLGNRRLEVFPIWELKFTKAGNGVPLIATAKVKFDLEYQKKLGVETSEAKDLAPEVVKGILRLCKRIYRNLGLKGYARIDMRMTADGQVYVLEANPNPQLARGEDFAESARAVGISYERLVQRIMNLGFSRAR; encoded by the coding sequence ATGAGGAAGAAGCGCGTTCTGGCCATCATGCACAAGGATCTGGTTCCCCCCGACAGCATCGAGGGGCTGACCGAGGCTGAGGTTGCACCGTTCAAGACGGAATACGACGTCATCGCGGCGTGCCGGTCGTTGGGACATGAGGTGCGGTCGCTGGGCATTCAGAGCGATCTGAGCGTCCTGGGCAAGACGATCGAGGAGTGGAAGCCGCACATTGTCTTCAATCTGCTTGAGGAATTCGACGGCGAGGCGGTGATGGATCATAACGTGGTGAGCTACCTTGAGCTGCTCAAGCTGCCGTATACCGGCTGTTCGCCGCGAGGTCTGATCCTGGCCCGAGACAAGGGGCTGTCGAAGAAGATCCTGAGTTACCATCGCATCCGGGTACCGGCCTTTGCGGTTTTTCCGAGGCGTAAGGCTGTCAAGCGGCCGAGTCGCCTCAAGTTTCCGTTGTTCGTGAAATCGCTGATTGAAGAGGCGTCGTTGGGCATTGCGCAGGCCTCGATCGTCGACGATGACGAGAAGCTCAGAGAACGGGTGGCTTTCATCCACGAGCGGATCGGCACGGACGCGATTGCCGAGCAGTACATTGAAGGGCGGGAGTTTTACGTGAGTGTGCTGGGCAATCGGCGGCTGGAGGTGTTTCCGATCTGGGAGCTCAAGTTCACGAAGGCCGGGAACGGCGTCCCGCTGATCGCGACGGCAAAGGTGAAGTTCGACCTGGAATACCAGAAGAAGCTTGGAGTGGAGACTTCGGAAGCCAAGGATCTCGCGCCCGAAGTGGTCAAGGGGATTTTGAGGCTGTGTAAGCGCATCTACCGCAACCTGGGGCTCAAGGGTTACGCGCGGATCGACATGCGGATGACGGCGGACGGGCAGGTGTATGTATTGGAGGCGAATCCGAACCCCCAGTTGGCACGAGGGGAGGACTTCGCCGAATCAGCCAGGGCGGTGGGCATTTCTTATGAGCGGCTCGTTCAGCGGATCATGAATCTGGGTTTCAGTCGAGCGAGGTAG
- a CDS encoding phosphatidylglycerophosphatase A → MMRKWAVTGLGLGFAPLAPGTFGSAGAILAGTAAWTICHKSATDPAVLNVIWVLLTLLAGIGCVAWGPWAIDYFAARSRKPGDPGPVVIDEFAGQWISLVALPMGSLRQALTVLAVQFFLFRLFDVIKPPPARRLERLPAGWGILLDDLAAGIYANIVGQVIFRYFSLWS, encoded by the coding sequence ATGATGCGTAAATGGGCGGTAACCGGGCTGGGGCTTGGCTTTGCCCCGCTGGCCCCAGGCACTTTCGGGTCTGCCGGAGCAATCCTGGCGGGCACGGCCGCATGGACGATCTGCCACAAGTCCGCGACCGACCCGGCTGTTCTCAACGTCATCTGGGTACTGCTGACATTGCTGGCCGGCATCGGCTGCGTCGCTTGGGGCCCCTGGGCCATCGATTATTTCGCCGCCAGATCCCGCAAACCCGGCGACCCGGGACCCGTGGTCATCGACGAGTTCGCCGGACAATGGATCTCGCTCGTCGCGTTGCCCATGGGTAGCCTCCGCCAGGCACTGACGGTGCTGGCCGTCCAGTTCTTTCTCTTTCGCCTCTTTGACGTCATCAAGCCGCCGCCGGCCCGACGACTGGAAAGGCTGCCCGCAGGTTGGGGCATTCTGCTCGACGACTTGGCCGCCGGCATCTACGCCAACATCGTCGGGCAGGTCATCTTCAGGTACTTTAGTCTATGGAGCTGA
- a CDS encoding FapA family protein, with the protein MPEIAQNHPHIVVSKDKLRVEIDLRKTALEDVKPDRVKETLEKLGVCITDEGAARIQDVAKLAAEAKRNKQDTLVLFSGKKPVAGQPAAFKPVEDRQQAGSEKSGDASFDNRSCRIHTVKSGEVIGEYVPETPPQPGMDVYGKPIPGAPSLLRFELGANVKLADDGKTVYATSNGMVRVTRQGVSVVEQVKVDGDVDLKSGNVDAPSDVLITGNVVETFLVRSPKSITIKGMVEAANVEAGSHVIIAGGVAGKSKALIRAGGELQVKFLEEAAIEATGDVIVTKEVMNCRIRTMGRLLVPRGPIIGGSVYARQGVEVLALGNDVDVPTQVAVGVFPPALLEVAKMSDIIKKKREAATKVRNTVQPLLAQLKRLNPQQREKATELMYEADRLEEEANALNAKKDEILRPFIPSGDREVSILVNRMVNCRVSIVFGDKVATILKPRRGPVKFVSRVVDRVESILMVDAVSGSTQILPSQPYEPEPSATEADTKSPGNNENEPAASQKATRPVAPAQP; encoded by the coding sequence ATGCCGGAAATCGCGCAGAACCATCCCCACATTGTCGTATCCAAGGACAAACTGCGCGTTGAAATCGACCTCAGGAAAACCGCCCTCGAGGACGTCAAACCCGATCGCGTCAAGGAAACGCTCGAAAAACTGGGCGTCTGCATTACCGATGAAGGGGCCGCCCGCATTCAGGACGTCGCCAAGCTGGCCGCCGAGGCCAAGCGGAACAAGCAGGATACCCTGGTCCTCTTCTCGGGTAAGAAACCGGTCGCGGGCCAACCCGCCGCGTTCAAGCCGGTCGAAGACCGCCAACAAGCCGGCTCCGAAAAGTCCGGCGATGCCTCATTCGACAACCGCAGTTGCAGAATTCACACCGTCAAGAGCGGTGAGGTAATCGGCGAATACGTTCCCGAGACCCCGCCCCAGCCGGGCATGGACGTCTACGGCAAGCCCATTCCCGGCGCGCCTTCCCTCTTGCGTTTTGAACTCGGCGCCAACGTCAAACTGGCGGACGACGGCAAGACCGTCTACGCCACCTCCAATGGCATGGTCCGGGTCACCCGGCAGGGAGTCTCCGTCGTTGAACAGGTCAAAGTCGATGGCGACGTCGATCTCAAGAGCGGAAACGTCGACGCCCCCTCTGATGTCCTGATCACCGGCAACGTCGTGGAAACCTTCCTCGTCCGATCCCCCAAAAGCATAACCATCAAGGGAATGGTCGAAGCAGCCAACGTCGAGGCCGGAAGCCACGTCATCATCGCCGGCGGAGTCGCCGGAAAAAGCAAGGCCCTCATTCGCGCCGGTGGTGAGCTGCAGGTCAAGTTCCTGGAAGAGGCCGCGATCGAGGCGACCGGCGACGTCATCGTCACCAAGGAAGTCATGAACTGCCGCATCCGGACAATGGGCAGACTCCTGGTCCCCAGGGGCCCGATCATTGGCGGCTCCGTCTATGCCCGCCAGGGCGTCGAAGTCCTGGCCCTCGGAAATGATGTCGATGTTCCTACGCAGGTCGCCGTTGGTGTCTTCCCCCCCGCACTCCTCGAAGTTGCCAAGATGAGTGACATTATTAAGAAAAAACGCGAGGCGGCAACCAAGGTTCGGAATACCGTTCAGCCTCTGCTCGCCCAACTGAAGCGCCTTAATCCCCAGCAAAGAGAGAAAGCAACAGAGCTGATGTACGAGGCCGACCGGCTCGAAGAGGAAGCCAACGCGCTCAATGCGAAGAAGGATGAGATCCTGCGCCCCTTCATTCCCTCGGGCGATCGCGAGGTCTCCATCCTGGTAAACAGAATGGTCAATTGCAGAGTAAGCATCGTCTTCGGTGACAAGGTCGCCACGATCCTCAAACCCCGCCGGGGTCCGGTCAAGTTCGTGAGTCGAGTCGTGGATCGCGTCGAGTCGATCCTCATGGTGGACGCGGTTTCGGGTAGCACGCAGATTCTACCCAGCCAGCCTTACGAGCCGGAACCGTCAGCAACCGAGGCTGACACGAAATCACCCGGTAACAACGAGAATGAGCCCGCCGCCTCCCAAAAAGCGACAAGACCCGTCGCCCCGGCTCAACCATAG
- the pgsA gene encoding CDP-diacylglycerol--glycerol-3-phosphate 3-phosphatidyltransferase: MKINLPNQITIGRLLLAIVFFICLEQYDAKAPKAWLMDFSLALFVVAALTDVIDGYLARKHNQVTSFGRLIDPFVDKILVLGAYIFLAGDGFIDSAGRKVTDVAMWMVVVILGRELLVTSLRGVTEAAGTSFGANIHGKAKMFLQSVTVGWILVTVGHPQSLAFAVGLRAPLIYLTVIITVLSGFSYLHAARHLLSETSRPTT; encoded by the coding sequence ATGAAGATTAACCTCCCAAATCAGATCACCATCGGCCGGCTGCTGCTGGCAATCGTCTTTTTTATTTGCCTCGAACAATACGACGCTAAGGCCCCCAAGGCCTGGCTTATGGATTTCTCCCTGGCTCTCTTCGTCGTCGCCGCCTTGACCGACGTGATTGATGGCTACTTGGCCCGCAAGCATAATCAGGTGACGTCCTTTGGTCGTCTGATCGATCCGTTCGTGGACAAGATCCTCGTTCTCGGAGCCTATATCTTTCTGGCCGGCGACGGCTTCATCGACTCCGCCGGCCGAAAAGTCACCGATGTCGCCATGTGGATGGTAGTCGTCATCCTCGGACGCGAACTGTTGGTGACCAGCCTCCGCGGCGTGACCGAGGCCGCTGGAACGTCCTTCGGCGCAAATATCCACGGCAAAGCCAAAATGTTCCTGCAGTCCGTGACCGTCGGGTGGATTCTGGTTACCGTCGGCCATCCACAATCACTGGCGTTCGCCGTCGGCCTCCGAGCGCCGCTCATCTACCTGACGGTCATCATCACCGTGCTCTCCGGCTTCTCCTATCTCCACGCCGCCCGCCATCTGCTCTCCGAGACGTCGAGGCCGACCACATGA
- a CDS encoding putative zinc-binding metallopeptidase, with protein MRLCDLGVSLSRRPIKRCIERIHQELEQRQIRFRPHFWLGEEWFTPDGIPGAAIPFYLAHPRLARLERSQMLEAEGGTYKWCMRILRHEVGHAIDHAYLLHRRRRWQQLFGKSSQPYPERYVPKPNSKRYVLHLDHWYAQSHPDEDFAETFAVWLRPKAWWRKRYQGWPALKKLEYVDELMREIAGKPPVVTSRKVIEPLSRIRKTLREHYEQKRARYGEGLPAFYDRDLRRLFCGTGDHPRRESAASFIRRHRAEVRRIVSRWTREYQYTLDLVMREMIARCQELNLYVQGPGEQVKMDFAILLTVETMNYIHSGRRRLLIM; from the coding sequence ATGCGGTTATGTGACCTTGGGGTGAGTCTGTCGCGGAGGCCGATCAAGCGTTGCATCGAGCGAATCCACCAGGAATTGGAGCAGCGGCAGATTCGTTTTCGGCCTCACTTCTGGCTGGGTGAGGAGTGGTTCACTCCGGACGGGATTCCGGGCGCGGCTATTCCCTTCTATCTGGCTCACCCGAGGCTGGCGCGGCTCGAGCGAAGCCAGATGCTCGAGGCCGAGGGGGGCACTTACAAGTGGTGCATGCGGATTCTTCGCCATGAGGTGGGTCACGCGATCGACCATGCTTATCTGCTGCATCGTCGTCGACGCTGGCAGCAGCTTTTCGGCAAATCATCGCAGCCGTATCCGGAGCGTTACGTTCCCAAGCCGAACAGCAAGCGGTACGTGCTGCATCTCGATCACTGGTATGCGCAGAGTCATCCGGACGAGGATTTTGCCGAGACCTTTGCCGTCTGGCTTCGGCCGAAGGCATGGTGGCGAAAGAGGTACCAGGGCTGGCCGGCGCTCAAGAAGCTGGAGTATGTCGACGAGTTGATGCGGGAGATTGCGGGGAAGCCTCCCGTGGTCACGAGTCGGAAGGTTATCGAGCCTTTGTCGAGGATTCGCAAGACGCTGCGCGAGCACTACGAACAGAAGCGGGCCCGTTACGGAGAAGGGCTGCCGGCCTTTTACGATCGGGACCTTCGCAGGCTCTTCTGTGGAACGGGCGACCACCCGCGGCGTGAGTCGGCGGCTTCGTTTATTCGCCGCCATCGTGCCGAGGTCCGGCGGATCGTGTCGCGGTGGACGCGGGAGTACCAGTACACGTTGGATCTGGTCATGCGAGAGATGATCGCGCGGTGCCAGGAGCTGAATTTGTACGTGCAGGGTCCGGGCGAGCAGGTGAAGATGGATTTTGCCATTCTGCTGACGGTTGAGACGATGAACTACATTCACAGCGGCCGCCGGCGATTGCTGATCATGTGA